The window AGACGGCCTGGGGTTCGACGGCCTACTACGGCATGTCGATCAATCAAGTCTACGACACGTCGACGACCTCGCAGCCCTTCGACGGCTTTCCGGCGGGCGGCACGCTGAGCTACGACGTCTGCGTGGTCCTGGACAGGACGGTGTCCGGCACGGTGACCAAAGCGCTCGCCAACGCCAAGGATGACTACAACTGCGCGGATGGGGTTCGCTGACGCCAGAAGGCCAGCTCCGTCCTCGTGTCCCGGCCTCGAGCCGGGACCCAGAACCCAGAACCACCGGGCGTTCCGAAGAAGACGGTTGATGGCGGTCGGAACGTCATGCCGGTCGCCCACGAGTCTCTGGGTCCCGGATCAAGTCCGGGACACGAGCCTGCGCTGACCTAGAGGTACGCGCGTTCGGACTTGGAGCCCTGGCGGTAGAACGGCACCGGCAGGTCGCGCTCCAGGCCCTCATCCATCCGGCGGGCGAGATCGTCGATCACGATGCGGGTGATCGCCGGCAGGTCCAGCGCGCGGGCTTCGGAGAGCGACACCCACACCAGCTCGACCAATTCGGCGTCGGCCGTGACGATCCCGTCCACCTTCGCCGTCACTAGGCTGGCGTCGCCTGCGAAGAAGCGGGTGTCGAAGCGCTTTGGCCGGCCGGGGGGCGTGATGGCGCGGGCGACGAAGTGCAGGCCCTCGAGCGAGGGGAACACGTCGGCGTCCGCAAACGGCTTCCAGGCCTCGCCGCGGGGCGCGAAGGCGCCGGTCTCGGTCTCGCCGATCAGCAGGCCGGTCTCCTCCGCGAGCTCGCGGATCGCCGCGAGGCCGTAGGCGCGGGCGCGGGTGATCGACGGGCGCTGGACGCCCGCCTGCAGGCGGCGCTCCACGTGCGGCGCGTAGGCGCCGGCGATGTTGACGCGGCCGTCCTCCGGCTCCACGCGCCCGCCGGGAAACACGTATTTGCCGGGCATGAAGCGCACGCCCTCGTGGCGCTTGCCCATCAGCAGCTTCGGCTCTGACGCCTGCCGGTCCACCAGGATGATGGTCGCGGCGTCCTTCGGCACGAGTCGGGGGGCGGAGGCCTTCGCCGGCGCGGCTTCGGCGACCTGCTCGGCGCCGCCGTCGCTCACGGGCGGCTCTCCGGCTTGAGCCCGCCGTCCGCGAGATGGGCGCTGTCGTCCTCGCCTCCGAAACCGTGCATGCGCAGGGCCCACTGCAGCCCCACCAGCGCGCCCTTCACGGGCGGCAGCAGGGCGAGCGACAAGATGATCGTGAGCGGCATCCAGAGCACGAGATGCACCCAGATCGCGGGCTTGTAGGCCACCTCCACCGCGAGCAGCCCCGCGACGACGACGTGGGCGACGATGGTGATGACGACATAGGGCGGCGCGTCGTCGGCGCGCTGGTGATGCAACTCCTCGCCGCAGCTTTCGCAGGCGTCGACCACCTTGAGATAGGCCCGGAACATCCGGCCCTCGCCGCAGGCCGGGCAGCGCAGCATCAGCCCTCGTCCCATGGAGCGGGCGACGGGGCGGCTTTCCTCGGTCCCGCCGCCCGCGATCGTGACCTGTGCGCTCATGAACGGCGTCCCTTGCCCGACTTCGACGGCGGCTTCTTCGGCCCTGACTTAGGCCCTTTCGGACCAGGTTTCGAGGGGCGCGCCGTCGCCGCGGCCCGGCGCAGGCCGCGCTTGCCGCGGCCGGCGGGGCGCGCGGCGCGTCCCTCGGACAGCATCTCGAACCGGAGCGCGCCGGCGACCGGCGCCGCCTCCACGAGCTTCACCTCGACCGTGTCGCCCAGCCGGAAGCTCTCGCCCGTGGCGCTGCCGGTGAGCGCACGGGCCGCCTCGTCGTGCACGAAGTAGTCGTTGCCGAGCGAGCCGATCGGCACGAAGCCGTCGGCGCCGGTCTCGGCCAGCTTCACGAACAGGCCGGAGCGGGTGACGCCCGCGATGCGGCCGGTGAAGGTCGCGCCCACGCGGTCGGCCAGGAAATGCGCGATCAGCCGGTCGACCGTCTCGCGCTCCGCCGCCATGGCGCGCCTCTCGGCCGCCGAGATGCGCGCGCCGATCTCGCCCAGCGTCTCGGGCGTCGCCGTCTCCGGCAAGCCGTCGGAGCCGAGCTCGAGCGCCCGGATCAGCGCCCGGTGCACGATCAGGTCGGCGTAGCGCCGGATCGGCGAGGTGAAGTGGGCGTAGCGGCGCAGGTTCAGGCCAAAGTGGCCGTAGTTCTCGGAGGCGTACTCCGCCTGCGCCTGGGTGCGCAGCACCACCTCGTTGACGAGGCTCGCGTTTTCGGAGCCCTCGACCTTGCCCAGAATGCGGTTGAACGCGGCCGGCCGCAGGTTTCCGGACTGGGGAAACTCGATGTCGAGCGTCGCCAGCAGCTCCCGCAGCGCCGTCAGCTTCTCGATCGAGGGCGCGTCGTGGACGCGGTAGACCAGCGGCGTGCGCTTGGTCTCCAGCGTCTCGGCGGCGGCGACGTTCGCCTGAATCATGAACTCCTCGATCAGCCTGTGGGCGTCGAGGCGGGGCGGCACGATCACGCGGTCGACCGTCCCGTCCGGCTTCAGCACCAGCTTCCGCTCGGGGAGATCGAGGTCCAGCGGCCCGCGCGCGTCACGGGCGGCCTTCAGCGAGGCGTAGGCGGCCCAAAGCGGCTTAAGCACCGGCTCCAGCAGCGGGCCGGTGGCGTCGTCCGGCGCGCCGTCGATCGCGGCCTGCGCCTGGCTGTAGGAGAGCTTGGCCGCCGACTTCATCATGATGCGGTGGAAGGAGTGGCGGAGCTTGCGTCCGTCCTTGCCGACAACCATCCGCACCGCCAGCGCCGGCCGGTTCTCCTTCTCCCGCAGCGAGCAGAGGTCGTTGGAGATGCGCTCGGGCAGCATCGGCACCACGCGGTCGGGGAAATAGACCGAGTTGCCGCGGTCGAGCGCCTGGAGATCGAGCGCCGAGCCCGGCCGGACATAGGCCGCGACGTCGGCGATCGCGACGGTGACGATGTGGCCGCCGGCGTTGGTCAGGTCCGGGTCCGGCTCGGCGTGGACTGCGTCGTCGTGGTCCTTGGCGTCGGCGGGATCGATGGTGAGAAGCGGCAGCCCGCGCCAGTCCTCGCGCCCCTTCATGGTGGCTTCCCGCGCGGCCTCAGCCTCTGCCAGCGCCTCGCGGGGGAAGACGTGCGGGATGGCGTGGGTGTGGATCGCGATCAGGCTCACCGCCTTCTCGCTGGTGAGCGAGCCGAGGCGCTCGCGCACGCGGGCCGCCGGCAAGCCGTAGCGGCCCTGCTTGACGATCTCGGCGGCGATCAGGTCGCCGTCCTTGGCGCCGTCGGTCGCGTCGGCCGCGATCGCGAGCTCCTTGCCGGCGTCGCGCTTGGAGACCGGCACCAGCCGGCCGGAGCCGTCGGGCAGCGCGCGGAAGATGCCGAGCACGCGCGCGGATGGCTTGGACAGGATCTTGATGACGCGGCCCTGGTGGGTCGGGCCGCCGGGGTCGATGTCGCCGAGCGGCTCGGCGCGCATCAAGATGCGGTCGCCGACGCCGGGCGCGAGTCCGGGCTTGCGGCCGCGGGTCGGCACGTCGACAAGGATCACCGGGGCGGGGCCGAACTCGTCCTCGTCCCAGTCCGCGGGCTTGGCGAGCAGGTCGCCGTCGCGGTCGCGGCCGGTGACGTCGGCGAGCACGACCGAGGGCAGGTGGCCCGCCGTGCCGATCTGCTTGCCGCGCCGGTCGAGCACCCGCTCCGATTCGAGCTCGGCCAGCATCTGCTTCAGCTCGATCCGTCCCTCGCCGGTGATGCGGAAGGCGCGGGCGATCTCGCGCTTGCCGACCTTGCCGCCCTCGGCCTTGATGAAGGCGACGAGTTCGTCGCGCGAGGGCAGGCCGCGCGGCAGGGCGGGCTTCGGAGCTTTCGGGGGAGCAGGAATTTTACGGGCCAAGGCGGTCCCTTGCGGCGTGGAGGGTCGACGGACCCTATACGATTTCAAACGCGGCGCGCAGGTTCAGCCCCGCGTCGCCTCGAACGCCCGCGCCAGCGCGACGAAGCCCTCCACGGGGATCTCCTCGGCCCGGCGGGTGGGCTCGACGCCGGCGGCTGCCAGCAGAGCCGCGGCGTCGCCCAGGCTCTTGAGGCTCTGGCGCAGCATCTTGCGGCGCTGCCCGAAGGCGGCCTGCGTCACGGCCTCCAGCGCGCGAATGGGGCAGGGCAGCGGCGTCTCGCGCGGCGTGAGCCGCACCACCGAGGACGTGACCTTGGGCGGCGGCGTGAAGGCCTGCGGGCCGACGTCGAACGCGATCCGCGCCTCGCAGCGCCAGCCGCAGAGCACGCCGAGACGGCCGTAGGCGTCGTCGCCGGCCTGCGCCACGATGCGCTCCGCCACCTCGCGCTGGAACATCAGCGTCAGCCCGTCCCACCACGGCGGCCAGCGGTCGGCGGCGACCCAGCCGATCAGCAGCGGGGTCGCGACGTTGTAGGGCAGGTTCGCGACCACCCGCGCCGGTCCGTCCCCGACCAGCGCCGCCATGTCGACCTCCAGCGCGTCGCCGGAGATGACGTCGAGCCGGCCGGGATAGCGCGCCGCGATCTCGGCCAGCGCGCCCAGCGCCCGCGTGTCCTTCTCGATCGCGATGACGCGCTTCGCGCCCTCGGCCAGCAGGCCTCGCGTGAGGCCGCCGGGGCCGGGGCCGACCTCGACCACGGTCACGCCCTCCAGCCGTCCGCCGGTGCGGGCGATGCGGGCCGTGAGGTTGAGGTCGAGCAGGAAGTTCTGGCCGAGCGACTTCTTGGCGGCGAGGTCGTGGCGGGCGATGACGTCGCGGAGCGGCGGCAGGTCGTCGATCGCGCTCACGCGAGCGCGGGCTCGCGGGCGAGGCGGCGGGCCAGCGTCAGCGCGCTCGCCAGGCTATCGGGGTTCGCCGTGCCCGTGCCGGCGATGTCGAAGGCCGTGCCGTGGTCCGGCGAGGTGCGCACGAACGGCAGGCCGAGGGTGACATTCACCGCGCGGTCGAAGGCCAGCGTCTTCACCGGGATCAGCGCCTGGTCGTGGTACATGCAGATCGCGACGTCGTAGCGGGCGCGGGCGGCGGCGTGGAACAGAGTGTCCGCCGGGTGCGGCCCGGTGGCCATGACGCCCTCGGCCTTCAGCCGGCGCACGGCGGGCGCGACGATCGCGTCGTCCTCGAAGCCCAGCACGCCGTTCTCGCCGGCGTGCGGGTTCAGCCCGGCGACGGCGAGCCGCGGCTCCTCCACGCGGAAACGGCGGCGCATGTCGCGCGCGACGATCCGGGCCGTCTCCACGATCTCCTCCTCAGTGAGGCGCTTGGGCGCTTCGCTCAAGGGGATGTGCACCGTGACGGGGACGACCGCGATCTCCTCGGCCCAGAGCAGCATGACGGCGCGGCAGGGCGCGCCCCACAGGCTCTCGGCCAGCGCGCCGAGGTACTCGGTGTGACCGGGGTGAGGAAAACCGGCTTCGACCAGCGGAGCCTTCGCGATCGGGGCGGTGACCAGCGCGCCGCAGCGGCCGGCGTGCACCAGTTCGACCCCGTGGCGGATGGCGCCGATGACCGTGGGCGCGTCGCGGACATCGGGGTGGCCGGGCTCCGCGACGCAGCGTTCGCCGATCGGCGTGACGGGAAAACGGTCCGCGAACAGCGCGGGCGCGGCCTCGGGCTCCGCCTCGACCACCGCCACGTCGAGCCCGATCAGCTTCGCGCGCGCCGCGAACAGCGCGGGATCGCCGATCGCGACGAAGGCGGGCACGTCGCGCATCTTGCGCGCGGCCCACAGCATGAGCGCAATCTCGGGGCCGACGCCCGCGGGCTCGCCCTGGCTGAGGGCGAGCGGGACGTCGACGAGACCAGTCATTCTACCCGCGGACTTCGATGATCGCGCGGCTCTTGAGCTGCTCGAGGTACTTCTTGGACTGCTCTTCGGCCTGCTTGCTGCCGAGCTCCTCGGCCGCCTGGCGCCGGATCATGCTGTCGTCGGCGATGTCTTTGCGCTCGCAGATCGCGATCATCTCGACGCCCTGCTCGCTGCGCTCCGGCGAGGTCAATCCGCCGACCTTCACCTTGGCGAGGTTGTCGGAAATCGGTTTGCCGAGCTGCGCGGTGGAGCGCGTGATCGGCTCCTTCACCGCCACGTCGCGCAGGCTGGAGGCGAACTGAACCGCCTGCTCGCAGCCGGGGAAGCGTCCGCGGGCGGCGTTGGCCTCGGCCCGGCGCTGATTGACCTGCGCGTCGGAGGCGTTCTTCGGCAGCACGAACACCACCTGGCGCAGGGTGTATTGCGTCGCGCGGTTGTCCGGCTTGCCGGTCGCCCCGACGCTCGAGGCGATGTCTTTCTCCCGGGCGGCGATCTGCGCCGCGAACTTGCGGCGCACAAGCTGGGCCCAGGAGATCTCGGCCTTGAGCCGGTCCTTCAGCGTGCGCGCGGGCACGCCGCGCTGGCCGATCGCCTGGGTGAACTGGGCGGGCGACAGCTTGGTGCGCTGGGCGATCGAGGCGAAGGCGGCCTCGACCTGCTCGTCGCTCACGACCATGTTGTAGCGCTTGGCCTCGGTGAGCTTCAGCTTCTCGTCGATCAGCTCCTGGCGGGCCGCCGCCACGGAACCGCCCTTGCCGCCGCCAGCGAGGTTCATCAGGGCGACGCGGCCCGTCACTTCGCTCGACAGGATCGGCTGGCCGTTCACCACGACCGCGATCGACTGGGCCGCAGCGGGCAGGGCGGCGCCGGCAAGCGCCGCGCCGACGACGGCGGGAAGGACGAGCCGGCGAAGGCGGGAGCGCAGGGGACGAGGATGCGAAAGCATGGACGTCGGGTTCCGTTTCGTCGGGCGGACGCCTGGAGTCGCGGCCGCGGCTGTCATGCGGCGGTCTTTTTCTCCGCCGCCGGGCGGCCCGTCAACCGTCGTGAACGGCCGGATCAGTTCTCGCCGTCGAAAACATCGCTCGACCGGCTGGTCGAGACGCTGGCCGAACCCAGCGTCCGGAAGTCGACGCGCAACAGGAACTTGTGATCGATGCTGTCGAGCCGCTTCGTGCTGGTGTCGATGTCGTACTCGCGGATGTAGTCGAACGCGAGATTGATGCAGTCCTCGATGTTGTTGACGCCGAAGCCGATCTGGCTCTTGTCGAACTCGTTGCGGTCGAAGTTGTAGCGGGCGCCGCCGCCGACATAGAGGTCCTTGGTGACAAACACGCGCGCGCCGGCCAGCACGCCTTCGCGGATGTCGTCGTAGCCGAGCTCCGGCTGCTTGTCGTAGCGGCCGTAGGACAGGTTGCCCTGGAAACGGCCGAGCGTCGCGCGACCTTCGACTTCGGCGGCGCGCACGGCGAAGCTCTTCTCGTCGAACCGGAAGTGCGTCGCCATCGCGAAATTCTTGACCGGCACGAAGGTCGCGCCGGCGACGTAGTCGGAGCGCGTCGTGTCCAGCCCGGACTGCAATCCAGCGCGGGTTACGTCCTGGTCGCCGTTCGCAAAGGAGTTCTGGCCGAACAGATGGTAGGACTGGCCGCCCATCACATTGAACGATGCCCCGCCAGCCGTGGTCAGCGTGTAGGACAAGCCGACGTTGGCGCGGCTGCCGCCTTCGATGCGGTCGAAGCCGGAGAACTTGTTCCACGAGAACAGCGTGGTGTCGTCAAACATCAGGCTCTGGGCGTCTTCGTTGGCGAAGTCGCCGATGTGGGTCTCGTTCGGCCGCAGGATGATCTGCGCGATCGGCTCGATCTGATGCGTGCCGAGGCTGTTCATCGCGATGAACGGATAGCGATACTCCAGGCCGACGCCGCCCATGCCGCGGAGGAAGGCCTCCTGGCCGTCGTCGAGGAACGGCCCGACCCGGGCCGAGGAGTCCGGGTTCGAATAGATCAGGTCGCCGCGCAGGAAGGCGAAGGGCGTCCACACCTGACCGATCGGGTCGACATAGCGCTTGCGCCATTCGGTGTCGACGGAGAGGCGGCTGTAGGTTCCTGCGGCGCCGATCAGCGCCACGTCGCTGAACGAGCCGACGCCCAGCCGGCCGCGGCGGAACTCGTTGTCGTCGCGGTAGAGGCTGGTGGCGTTGACGTTGAACGCCAGCTCGCCGCCGTAGACGGGGTTCTCGAACACGTAGTTGTAGTCGAGCACCGGCGCGACGTTCGGCAGGCGATCCTGCTGATCGTACCGGGTCATGCCGTAGAAGTGGTAGCCGCGCAAATCGAAGTAGCTGCGGTCGCCCTGGCCCGTGAGATAGAGCGTCGAGACGGCTTCGCGGCTCCTGCCCCAGAGGTCGTAGTCGCCGCGCACCCACTTGTCGGAATAGAGCGCGACGTCCCAGCCCCATTTCCACTTGTCGTTGATGGCGAACTCGCCATCGGACTGGAAGGTCCAGCGGTTGTCCTTGTCGCCCGGCCCGACCGTCAGGCTGTTGGGGTTCGACTCGTCGAGCTTGTCGTCGAACTGATCGCTGTCGAGCTGGTGGATGCCGGCCGCCCGAATCTTGTAGGCGCCGTCGATGAGGCGGTGACGGAACTCGCCCTTCAGCATCACGCCCTGCTTGGACGTGATGATCGGGGCGATGGTGGCGTCCATGTTCGGCGCGATCGCCCAGAAGTAGGGCGTCTCGATCGAATAGCCGATGTCGCCCGACTGACCGTAGGACGGCGCGAGGAAGCCGGACTTCCGCTTCACCGACGGATCGGGATGCGAGAAGAACGGCAGCCAGGCGATCGGGTAGCCGTAGAGCTCGAAGGTGGCGTCTTCGTAATAGACCATCTTCTCGTCTTCACGGAAGATGATGCGCTTCGCCTTGATCTGCCACAGCGGCGGCTTCTCGGGATTGTCCCGGCACGGCTCGCAGGCGGTGTAGACGGCGCGGTCGAACACCGAGAGCTTGCCGCCTTCGCGACGGCCGC is drawn from Methylopila sp. 73B and contains these coding sequences:
- a CDS encoding NUDIX hydrolase yields the protein MSDGGAEQVAEAAPAKASAPRLVPKDAATIILVDRQASEPKLLMGKRHEGVRFMPGKYVFPGGRVEPEDGRVNIAGAYAPHVERRLQAGVQRPSITRARAYGLAAIRELAEETGLLIGETETGAFAPRGEAWKPFADADVFPSLEGLHFVARAITPPGRPKRFDTRFFAGDASLVTAKVDGIVTADAELVELVWVSLSEARALDLPAITRIVIDDLARRMDEGLERDLPVPFYRQGSKSERAYL
- a CDS encoding DUF983 domain-containing protein, yielding MSAQVTIAGGGTEESRPVARSMGRGLMLRCPACGEGRMFRAYLKVVDACESCGEELHHQRADDAPPYVVITIVAHVVVAGLLAVEVAYKPAIWVHLVLWMPLTIILSLALLPPVKGALVGLQWALRMHGFGGEDDSAHLADGGLKPESRP
- a CDS encoding SurA N-terminal domain-containing protein, with the translated sequence MLSHPRPLRSRLRRLVLPAVVGAALAGAALPAAAQSIAVVVNGQPILSSEVTGRVALMNLAGGGKGGSVAAARQELIDEKLKLTEAKRYNMVVSDEQVEAAFASIAQRTKLSPAQFTQAIGQRGVPARTLKDRLKAEISWAQLVRRKFAAQIAAREKDIASSVGATGKPDNRATQYTLRQVVFVLPKNASDAQVNQRRAEANAARGRFPGCEQAVQFASSLRDVAVKEPITRSTAQLGKPISDNLAKVKVGGLTSPERSEQGVEMIAICERKDIADDSMIRRQAAEELGSKQAEEQSKKYLEQLKSRAIIEVRG
- the rsmA gene encoding 16S rRNA (adenine(1518)-N(6)/adenine(1519)-N(6))-dimethyltransferase RsmA — its product is MSAIDDLPPLRDVIARHDLAAKKSLGQNFLLDLNLTARIARTGGRLEGVTVVEVGPGPGGLTRGLLAEGAKRVIAIEKDTRALGALAEIAARYPGRLDVISGDALEVDMAALVGDGPARVVANLPYNVATPLLIGWVAADRWPPWWDGLTLMFQREVAERIVAQAGDDAYGRLGVLCGWRCEARIAFDVGPQAFTPPPKVTSSVVRLTPRETPLPCPIRALEAVTQAAFGQRRKMLRQSLKSLGDAAALLAAAGVEPTRRAEEIPVEGFVALARAFEATRG
- a CDS encoding LPS-assembly protein LptD; this translates as MQLLGRFLVAALLSSTALAVATPSLAQNANEFIPAAPSSGRSSKGGVPNFMSDRPSSNGAVVDRYTAARRDPNARMLMEAKELVYDFNNEVVTAVGSVDIYYDGRAVQADRVAYDQKANRVRATGNVKLTERDGTIVYTNAADLSDDLRDGFIESIRVQTTDNARLAAARGRREGGKLSVFDRAVYTACEPCRDNPEKPPLWQIKAKRIIFREDEKMVYYEDATFELYGYPIAWLPFFSHPDPSVKRKSGFLAPSYGQSGDIGYSIETPYFWAIAPNMDATIAPIITSKQGVMLKGEFRHRLIDGAYKIRAAGIHQLDSDQFDDKLDESNPNSLTVGPGDKDNRWTFQSDGEFAINDKWKWGWDVALYSDKWVRGDYDLWGRSREAVSTLYLTGQGDRSYFDLRGYHFYGMTRYDQQDRLPNVAPVLDYNYVFENPVYGGELAFNVNATSLYRDDNEFRRGRLGVGSFSDVALIGAAGTYSRLSVDTEWRKRYVDPIGQVWTPFAFLRGDLIYSNPDSSARVGPFLDDGQEAFLRGMGGVGLEYRYPFIAMNSLGTHQIEPIAQIILRPNETHIGDFANEDAQSLMFDDTTLFSWNKFSGFDRIEGGSRANVGLSYTLTTAGGASFNVMGGQSYHLFGQNSFANGDQDVTRAGLQSGLDTTRSDYVAGATFVPVKNFAMATHFRFDEKSFAVRAAEVEGRATLGRFQGNLSYGRYDKQPELGYDDIREGVLAGARVFVTKDLYVGGGARYNFDRNEFDKSQIGFGVNNIEDCINLAFDYIREYDIDTSTKRLDSIDHKFLLRVDFRTLGSASVSTSRSSDVFDGEN
- the pdxA gene encoding 4-hydroxythreonine-4-phosphate dehydrogenase PdxA — its product is MTGLVDVPLALSQGEPAGVGPEIALMLWAARKMRDVPAFVAIGDPALFAARAKLIGLDVAVVEAEPEAAPALFADRFPVTPIGERCVAEPGHPDVRDAPTVIGAIRHGVELVHAGRCGALVTAPIAKAPLVEAGFPHPGHTEYLGALAESLWGAPCRAVMLLWAEEIAVVPVTVHIPLSEAPKRLTEEEIVETARIVARDMRRRFRVEEPRLAVAGLNPHAGENGVLGFEDDAIVAPAVRRLKAEGVMATGPHPADTLFHAAARARYDVAICMYHDQALIPVKTLAFDRAVNVTLGLPFVRTSPDHGTAFDIAGTGTANPDSLASALTLARRLAREPALA
- the rnr gene encoding ribonuclease R, with protein sequence MARKIPAPPKAPKPALPRGLPSRDELVAFIKAEGGKVGKREIARAFRITGEGRIELKQMLAELESERVLDRRGKQIGTAGHLPSVVLADVTGRDRDGDLLAKPADWDEDEFGPAPVILVDVPTRGRKPGLAPGVGDRILMRAEPLGDIDPGGPTHQGRVIKILSKPSARVLGIFRALPDGSGRLVPVSKRDAGKELAIAADATDGAKDGDLIAAEIVKQGRYGLPAARVRERLGSLTSEKAVSLIAIHTHAIPHVFPREALAEAEAAREATMKGREDWRGLPLLTIDPADAKDHDDAVHAEPDPDLTNAGGHIVTVAIADVAAYVRPGSALDLQALDRGNSVYFPDRVVPMLPERISNDLCSLREKENRPALAVRMVVGKDGRKLRHSFHRIMMKSAAKLSYSQAQAAIDGAPDDATGPLLEPVLKPLWAAYASLKAARDARGPLDLDLPERKLVLKPDGTVDRVIVPPRLDAHRLIEEFMIQANVAAAETLETKRTPLVYRVHDAPSIEKLTALRELLATLDIEFPQSGNLRPAAFNRILGKVEGSENASLVNEVVLRTQAQAEYASENYGHFGLNLRRYAHFTSPIRRYADLIVHRALIRALELGSDGLPETATPETLGEIGARISAAERRAMAAERETVDRLIAHFLADRVGATFTGRIAGVTRSGLFVKLAETGADGFVPIGSLGNDYFVHDEAARALTGSATGESFRLGDTVEVKLVEAAPVAGALRFEMLSEGRAARPAGRGKRGLRRAAATARPSKPGPKGPKSGPKKPPSKSGKGRRS